Proteins encoded in a region of the Desulfobacteraceae bacterium genome:
- the flgC gene encoding flagellar basal body rod protein FlgC: MDLFRALNVSASGLHAHRRKMDVIAENLANTETTRTEAGGPYRRKMVVFEAKPLESFRAVLNRLREDAGGVTVSEVVQARDAPRMVYNPAHPDADPESGYVAMPNINLLTEMADMVVARRSYDAGVTALSTTRGMMLKALEIGK; the protein is encoded by the coding sequence ATGGATCTCTTCAGGGCGCTCAATGTCAGTGCGTCCGGGCTGCACGCGCACCGCCGCAAGATGGACGTGATCGCCGAAAACCTGGCCAACACCGAAACCACCCGCACCGAAGCCGGCGGACCCTACCGCCGCAAGATGGTGGTATTCGAGGCCAAGCCGCTGGAGAGCTTTCGGGCGGTGCTCAACCGGCTGCGCGAAGATGCCGGCGGGGTGACGGTCAGCGAGGTCGTCCAGGCCCGCGACGCCCCTCGGATGGTTTACAACCCGGCCCATCCCGACGCCGACCCCGAGAGCGGCTACGTGGCCATGCCCAACATCAATCTGCTGACGGAGATGGCCGACATGGTGGTGGCCCGGCGGTCCTATGACGCCGGCGTGACCGCCCTGTCAACCACCCGCGGCATGATGCTCAAGGCCCTCGAGATCGGGAAATAA
- a CDS encoding sigma-54 dependent transcriptional regulator, producing the protein MTSNCQILVAEENYRERAALARLLEAWGYPVTTAIDGHDALRKLQEQPFRLVIAGSRLPGCGSLEVMRQALAQDDAPAVVILSAQACVDEAVAAMKAGALDFMIKPVAPEQLKQRVEGVMGAEPGGLEADRRRAPERAIITRDPSMQRLLSLAGQVADSRAAVLIQGESGTGKELLARFIHGRSRRREGPFRAVNCGALPESLLESELFGYEKGAFTGALGRKTGVFEQAQGGTLLLDEVTEMAFHLQSRLLRVLQEGEVDRVGGTHPVKLDVRVIATTNRDIKAAVAEGDFREDLFYRLNVIPLKIPPLRERKNDLPLLVCHFIEKYNEIDGRSVKNLTDQALAKLAGLPFRGNVRELENLVERALLLAGGETITAEDLLLDEGLLPAENPPSDAPTSAGTGPEPLREAERRLILDALDHTAGNRTHAAKVLGISVRTLRNKLNEYGQKSS; encoded by the coding sequence ATGACGTCAAACTGCCAGATTCTCGTCGCGGAGGAAAACTACCGGGAGCGGGCCGCCTTGGCCCGCCTGCTGGAAGCGTGGGGTTATCCCGTGACCACCGCCATCGACGGTCACGACGCCCTGCGCAAACTTCAGGAGCAGCCGTTTCGACTGGTGATCGCCGGCAGCCGTCTGCCCGGGTGCGGCAGCCTGGAGGTGATGCGCCAGGCCCTGGCCCAGGATGACGCCCCGGCGGTTGTGATCCTTTCCGCTCAGGCCTGCGTGGATGAGGCCGTGGCCGCGATGAAAGCCGGCGCGCTGGACTTCATGATCAAACCGGTGGCGCCCGAGCAGCTCAAGCAGCGGGTCGAGGGCGTCATGGGCGCCGAGCCCGGAGGTCTTGAGGCCGATCGTCGACGCGCCCCGGAGCGCGCCATTATCACCCGGGACCCGTCGATGCAGCGCCTGCTGTCCCTGGCCGGACAGGTGGCCGACAGCCGTGCGGCGGTTTTGATCCAGGGCGAGAGCGGCACCGGAAAGGAGCTTCTGGCCCGCTTCATACATGGCCGCAGCCGGCGCCGGGAAGGCCCCTTCCGGGCCGTCAACTGCGGTGCGCTGCCCGAGTCCCTGCTGGAAAGCGAGCTTTTCGGCTATGAAAAAGGGGCCTTTACCGGTGCATTGGGACGTAAAACGGGTGTCTTCGAACAGGCCCAGGGCGGGACCCTGCTGCTCGATGAAGTCACCGAGATGGCTTTTCACCTCCAGTCCCGCCTGCTGCGGGTGCTGCAGGAGGGCGAGGTCGACCGCGTCGGCGGCACCCACCCGGTAAAGCTCGACGTGCGCGTTATCGCCACCACCAACCGTGATATCAAGGCCGCCGTGGCCGAGGGCGACTTTCGCGAGGACCTCTTCTACCGCCTCAACGTCATCCCGTTGAAGATTCCGCCGCTGCGGGAACGAAAGAACGACCTGCCGCTTTTGGTGTGCCATTTCATCGAAAAATACAACGAGATTGACGGGCGCTCCGTCAAGAATTTGACTGATCAGGCCCTTGCAAAGCTCGCCGGACTGCCCTTCAGGGGCAACGTGCGCGAACTGGAAAACCTGGTGGAACGGGCGTTGCTGCTGGCCGGGGGCGAGACCATCACGGCCGAGGACCTGCTGCTGGATGAGGGCCTGCTACCGGCGGAAAACCCGCCATCGGACGCACCGACGTCGGCCGGGACGGGCCCCGAGCCTTTGCGGGAGGCCGAGCGCCGGCTGATTTTGGATGCCCTGGACCACACCGCGGGCAATCGCACCCACGCCGCCAAAGTCCTCGGGATCAGCGTCCGCACCCTGCGCAACAAGCTCAACGAATATGGGCAAAAGTCCTCCTGA
- the fliE gene encoding flagellar hook-basal body complex protein FliE, which translates to MNDIKIGTPAMTLPLSAGEGGVRRSEGFSDALKRAIGEVNQLQQAADGAAAQVVRGETGIHEGMLAMGKADLSLRLMLQVRNKAMEAYREIMQMSV; encoded by the coding sequence ATGAACGATATCAAAATCGGGACCCCCGCCATGACCCTGCCGCTTTCCGCCGGCGAGGGAGGGGTGCGGCGCTCGGAAGGCTTCAGCGATGCCCTCAAGCGCGCCATCGGCGAGGTCAACCAGTTGCAGCAGGCCGCCGACGGGGCAGCCGCCCAGGTGGTTCGCGGTGAGACGGGCATTCATGAGGGGATGCTGGCGATGGGCAAGGCGGATCTCTCCCTGCGCCTGATGCTTCAGGTGCGTAACAAGGCCATGGAGGCCTACCGGGAAATCATGCAGATGTCGGTATGA
- a CDS encoding sigma-54 dependent transcriptional regulator, whose protein sequence is MNTPKVLVIDSDPILTDTLVEALKKNGGCQVETSPETERVRELLDSHYFNVVVTDFNTMDATGPHLLDYVVANCPATPCVVFAQKASIRDSVEAIKRGAFDYLSAPLIPEQLAAVVAQAAAKGEPSRFGRRKEDFASGSHFCDLVGESPCMRQVFQAVEKVARADSTVLITGESGTGKELIARAIHCRSDRCDGPLVVINCGAIPGELLESELFGHEKGAFTGAHRSRMGRFEMANGGTIFLDEIGDMSPNLQVKLLRVLQEQNFERVGSTRTIKVDIRVLAATNKDLGHSIEVGTFREDLFYRLNVIPITVPPLRERRSDIPLLVNFFLSRLGGRRRQDRKRMKVLTDAAMEKLMQYPWPGNVRELENLVERLSVLVEDPVIEVADLPERIRGQAPAASAAAFRDVAGGVDFNAAVENFQRSLILQALQQTGGVKAKAAELLQMNRTTLVEKIKKMKLEAEAG, encoded by the coding sequence ATGAATACCCCCAAAGTCCTGGTCATCGACAGTGACCCGATTCTCACCGACACTCTGGTGGAGGCCCTCAAAAAAAACGGTGGCTGTCAGGTGGAAACCTCGCCGGAGACCGAACGTGTCCGCGAGCTGCTGGATAGCCACTATTTCAACGTGGTGGTCACCGATTTCAACACGATGGATGCAACCGGCCCCCATCTCCTGGACTATGTCGTGGCCAACTGTCCCGCCACCCCCTGCGTGGTTTTCGCCCAAAAGGCCTCCATCCGCGATTCCGTCGAAGCCATCAAACGGGGGGCTTTCGACTATCTCTCCGCACCCCTGATACCCGAGCAGCTCGCTGCGGTGGTGGCCCAGGCGGCTGCCAAGGGCGAGCCTTCCCGGTTCGGCCGGCGCAAGGAGGATTTCGCCTCGGGCTCCCACTTCTGCGACCTGGTGGGTGAAAGCCCTTGCATGCGGCAGGTCTTCCAGGCCGTCGAGAAGGTCGCCCGGGCCGACAGCACCGTCCTGATTACCGGTGAAAGCGGCACCGGCAAGGAACTCATCGCCCGCGCCATCCATTGCCGCAGCGATCGCTGCGACGGGCCGCTGGTGGTGATCAACTGCGGCGCGATCCCGGGCGAGCTGCTGGAAAGCGAGTTGTTCGGCCATGAAAAGGGGGCCTTTACCGGCGCCCATCGGTCCCGTATGGGGCGCTTCGAGATGGCCAACGGCGGGACGATTTTCCTCGATGAAATCGGCGACATGAGCCCGAATCTGCAGGTCAAGCTGCTGCGCGTGCTGCAGGAGCAGAACTTCGAGCGGGTGGGCAGCACCCGCACCATTAAGGTCGATATCCGCGTGCTGGCCGCCACCAACAAGGACCTTGGGCACTCCATCGAGGTCGGCACCTTCCGCGAAGACCTCTTCTATCGGCTCAACGTGATTCCCATCACGGTGCCGCCGCTGCGCGAGCGAAGAAGCGACATCCCGCTGCTGGTCAACTTCTTTCTCAGCCGCTTGGGGGGCCGCCGCCGCCAGGACCGCAAACGGATGAAAGTGCTGACCGATGCGGCCATGGAAAAACTGATGCAGTACCCGTGGCCCGGAAACGTGCGCGAGCTGGAAAACCTGGTGGAACGCCTCTCGGTGCTGGTGGAGGACCCGGTGATCGAAGTGGCCGACCTGCCCGAGCGCATTCGCGGCCAGGCGCCGGCCGCCTCAGCGGCCGCTTTCCGGGACGTTGCGGGGGGCGTCGACTTCAATGCCGCGGTCGAAAATTTTCAGCGCAGCCTGATTCTGCAAGCCCTCCAGCAAACCGGGGGGGTCAAGGCCAAGGCGGCGGAGCTGCTGCAGATGAACCGCACCACCCTGGTTGAAAAAATCAAGAAAATGAAGCTCGAAGCCGAGGCCGGCTGA
- a CDS encoding tetratricopeptide repeat protein translates to MFRPIFWRRKYIRWRRVSKGVGLVLLVLWGLGPNAGLGAVKPAGQIEKIALSADPLRIAVHLPGPVPFKVVQVDAGEVLIALRNLRHVDSVPQSGRGGAFLKSLSLAGLPQEVVGITLKTAGPVKNIGAQWLEDNRVLAVTLVGPEKPQPPPPVVPAQPAGKSTPDAGAQPPPPTPSDSRKRATDAAAIRFIPGTLDALLEEVATSGCGTEADLERALALCRAGQRHEAAALLEEYLADLSPDAPGAGGGCAEAGLFLHAYCLFQARTAGDAMARLEAAQHFQDAINRFPDSPLLPYALSALGATAMAFNNFEEARGYFKLVLDRYPDYRGTPETLLGLGRVHAAKKNHEAAVSAFRKIIDAFPGSQPVAEAKMALGQSLYATNHLQEAITVLSAIRAESPRRVYASPDLLVSLGNAYYQSGQLEKSCQTLAAAYNAFPRDGQNHILLTRIGDIYRDLGQPAKALPFYRLVRQRFPGTDGYLISSLREAEAITDAAEKEKIYRMIIADYPANPLSNLALVSLAEHFSRTGEDEKSIAAIRKFFDKYPRELNQEAVFIFQEAYLRVFRRLAAANDYPGILARFEADRTILKRVESPDLFYLAGQAYLQARLYRQAAGALKSAHDLYLSSRRPSELAFELGAALQGAGDPARALPFLEAFLEKTPDAPHAAEASYRCGQILIGDKVYDKALARFQTALASAGRPHDRALTLMGMAEAYRGLNRPQAAVDSLLEAVNHLAGASDKAYETLFTAHRRLGEAYRALGAFDKAADALAMALKFTEQPEKYPDLHFLLGETYQKGAAAEQARLAFGAVAACGDPFWARLAEEALQRLAIEGRLARQA, encoded by the coding sequence GTGTTCAGGCCGATTTTTTGGCGGCGCAAATATATCAGGTGGCGGCGTGTTTCCAAAGGTGTGGGCCTGGTCCTGCTGGTGCTGTGGGGGTTGGGGCCCAACGCCGGTCTTGGGGCCGTCAAGCCGGCGGGTCAAATCGAGAAAATTGCGCTCTCGGCGGATCCTCTGCGGATCGCAGTTCACCTTCCCGGCCCCGTGCCCTTCAAGGTCGTTCAGGTGGATGCAGGTGAAGTCCTAATCGCCCTTCGCAACCTGCGCCATGTGGATTCGGTTCCCCAAAGCGGCCGGGGCGGGGCCTTTCTGAAAAGCCTTTCGCTGGCCGGGCTGCCCCAGGAGGTCGTGGGAATTACCCTGAAAACCGCCGGGCCCGTAAAAAACATAGGGGCCCAGTGGCTGGAGGATAACCGGGTGCTGGCCGTGACTCTGGTGGGCCCTGAAAAACCCCAGCCGCCGCCCCCTGTTGTACCCGCTCAGCCGGCGGGCAAATCGACGCCGGACGCTGGCGCCCAGCCGCCGCCCCCGACCCCCTCCGACAGCCGGAAGCGGGCGACGGATGCCGCGGCGATTCGTTTTATCCCCGGCACCCTGGATGCCCTTCTCGAGGAGGTCGCCACGTCCGGGTGCGGGACCGAAGCCGACCTTGAGCGGGCGCTGGCGCTCTGCCGAGCAGGGCAACGGCACGAGGCGGCCGCACTGCTGGAAGAATACCTCGCAGACCTGTCGCCGGACGCGCCGGGCGCCGGGGGCGGCTGCGCCGAGGCAGGCCTTTTCCTGCACGCCTACTGCCTCTTCCAGGCTCGGACGGCGGGGGATGCCATGGCCCGGCTGGAGGCGGCGCAGCACTTCCAGGACGCCATCAACCGCTTTCCGGACTCGCCGCTGCTGCCCTACGCCCTGTCCGCCCTGGGCGCTACCGCCATGGCCTTCAACAATTTTGAGGAGGCCAGGGGCTATTTCAAACTGGTTTTGGACCGCTACCCCGATTATCGGGGGACCCCCGAGACCCTGCTGGGTCTGGGCCGGGTGCACGCCGCCAAGAAAAATCACGAGGCTGCCGTTTCCGCCTTTCGCAAAATCATCGACGCTTTCCCCGGCTCCCAGCCGGTTGCCGAGGCCAAAATGGCTTTGGGCCAGAGCCTGTATGCCACCAATCACCTTCAGGAAGCGATCACCGTGCTGAGCGCGATCCGGGCCGAAAGTCCCCGCCGGGTTTACGCATCCCCGGATCTCCTGGTTTCTCTGGGCAACGCCTATTATCAGAGCGGGCAGTTGGAAAAGTCCTGTCAGACCCTGGCGGCGGCCTACAATGCCTTCCCCCGGGACGGCCAGAACCACATCCTCCTGACCCGCATCGGAGACATTTACCGGGATCTCGGCCAGCCTGCCAAGGCCCTGCCGTTCTACAGGCTGGTGCGCCAGCGCTTCCCGGGAACCGACGGCTATCTGATCAGCTCTCTGCGGGAGGCGGAGGCCATCACCGACGCGGCCGAGAAGGAAAAAATCTACCGCATGATCATCGCGGACTACCCCGCCAACCCGCTCTCCAATCTCGCCCTGGTCAGTTTGGCCGAGCATTTCAGCCGCACCGGCGAGGACGAAAAGAGCATTGCCGCCATTCGCAAGTTTTTCGACAAGTACCCGCGGGAATTGAACCAGGAGGCCGTTTTCATCTTCCAGGAAGCCTACCTGCGGGTGTTCAGGCGGCTGGCGGCCGCCAACGACTACCCCGGCATCCTGGCGCGCTTCGAGGCCGACCGGACGATTCTGAAGCGGGTGGAGAGCCCGGATCTTTTCTACCTGGCCGGGCAAGCCTACCTCCAGGCCCGGCTTTACCGTCAGGCCGCCGGGGCTCTCAAGAGCGCCCATGACCTCTACCTGTCCAGCCGGCGCCCGTCGGAGCTGGCGTTTGAATTGGGGGCCGCGCTCCAGGGCGCCGGGGACCCCGCCAGGGCCCTGCCGTTTCTGGAGGCCTTCCTGGAAAAGACGCCCGACGCCCCGCATGCCGCAGAAGCCAGCTACCGCTGCGGGCAGATCCTGATTGGCGACAAGGTTTACGACAAGGCCCTGGCCCGTTTTCAAACCGCCCTGGCCTCTGCAGGCCGGCCGCATGACCGGGCGCTGACGCTTATGGGGATGGCCGAGGCCTACCGCGGACTGAACCGCCCCCAGGCCGCAGTCGACAGTCTGCTTGAGGCCGTCAACCACCTGGCGGGCGCCTCCGATAAGGCCTACGAAACGCTTTTCACGGCCCACCGCCGCCTGGGGGAGGCCTACCGGGCTTTGGGAGCCTTTGACAAGGCGGCCGATGCACTGGCCATGGCCTTGAAATTTACCGAGCAGCCCGAGAAGTATCCGGACCTCCATTTCCTCCTGGGGGAAACCTACCAGAAGGGTGCTGCAGCCGAACAGGCCCGTCTGGCCTTTGGCGCGGTCGCGGCCTGCGGCGACCCGTTCTGGGCACGCCTGGCCGAGGAGGCCCTGCAGCGGCTGGCCATCGAGGGCCGGTTGGCGCGGCAGGCTTGA
- the fliF gene encoding flagellar M-ring protein FliF, with protein MNSALQQIVHLFNAMPLPRKLLMAAVALTVLGGFGLMFFWANRIEYQPVFTGLAAEDAAQIVEKLKEQQIPYRLEGGGSVILVPAERVYDIRLSMAGAGIPKGGAVGFEIFNQTEFGTTEFVQKLNFQRALQGELARTIRDFREVSDARVMIVMPKESVFVEEARPPSASVLLKLRASLSPEKVSAVVHLVASAVEGLEPDRVTVVDTTGKVLSKGGGEEHKAGSLAAGQLEYRKSYEQDLTQRIQTLLERIVGKGRAIVRVSAEMDFDQVAIDEEIYDPDSQVVRSQQIVNESANRKSSPNANVSSVDAVNAAGAGYARETADVSSRQDETVNYEISRTVKRISRPVGSLNRLSVAAVLDGNYVSAQENGQTVRQYVPRTTEELAQFTKIVKNAMGYSADREDQISVESVPFADMQDLQLEKPQGLDWVRLVRQFGRSALNVVLVLLVFFFVVRPLLRTFRDLKTEVRTPTLGGGEHSRAAIATEQREALPAPEGLSPRQQAAALAQKDIDKSAGLIKGWLNESGS; from the coding sequence ATGAACAGCGCTCTGCAACAGATCGTGCACCTCTTCAACGCCATGCCCCTGCCGCGCAAGCTGCTGATGGCGGCCGTGGCGCTGACCGTCCTGGGGGGGTTTGGCCTGATGTTTTTCTGGGCCAACCGGATCGAATACCAGCCGGTGTTTACCGGTCTGGCGGCGGAGGACGCCGCCCAGATCGTCGAAAAACTCAAGGAGCAGCAGATCCCCTATCGGCTGGAAGGCGGCGGCAGCGTCATCCTGGTGCCGGCCGAGAGGGTCTACGACATTCGCCTCAGCATGGCCGGCGCGGGCATCCCCAAAGGCGGCGCGGTGGGGTTTGAAATCTTCAATCAAACCGAGTTCGGAACCACCGAATTCGTTCAGAAGCTCAATTTCCAGCGCGCCCTGCAGGGGGAGCTGGCCCGCACCATCCGCGATTTCAGGGAGGTCAGCGACGCCAGGGTGATGATCGTCATGCCCAAGGAGTCGGTCTTTGTGGAGGAGGCCCGGCCGCCCTCGGCATCGGTGCTGCTCAAGCTGCGCGCCAGCCTCTCGCCGGAGAAGGTCAGCGCCGTCGTGCACCTGGTGGCCAGCGCGGTGGAAGGGCTCGAACCCGATCGGGTCACGGTGGTGGACACCACGGGCAAGGTGCTTTCCAAGGGCGGCGGCGAGGAGCACAAGGCCGGCTCGCTGGCCGCCGGTCAGCTGGAGTACCGCAAAAGCTACGAGCAGGACCTGACCCAGCGCATCCAGACCCTGCTGGAGCGGATCGTCGGCAAGGGCCGGGCCATCGTGCGGGTTTCCGCCGAGATGGACTTCGACCAGGTGGCCATCGACGAGGAGATCTACGATCCGGACAGCCAGGTGGTGCGAAGTCAGCAGATCGTGAACGAGTCGGCCAACCGCAAATCCAGCCCCAACGCCAATGTCTCCAGTGTGGATGCCGTCAACGCCGCCGGTGCCGGTTATGCCCGTGAAACCGCCGATGTCAGCTCGCGCCAGGATGAAACGGTCAATTACGAAATCAGCCGAACCGTCAAGCGGATTTCCAGGCCGGTGGGCAGCCTCAACCGGCTGTCGGTGGCCGCGGTGCTGGACGGCAACTACGTATCCGCCCAAGAAAACGGCCAAACGGTTCGCCAGTACGTGCCGCGAACGACCGAGGAGCTCGCCCAGTTTACCAAAATCGTCAAGAACGCCATGGGCTACAGCGCCGACCGCGAAGACCAGATATCGGTTGAATCCGTTCCTTTTGCCGATATGCAAGACCTGCAGCTGGAAAAACCCCAAGGGCTCGACTGGGTCCGACTGGTGCGTCAATTCGGCCGCAGCGCGCTCAACGTCGTCTTGGTGCTGCTGGTGTTTTTCTTCGTGGTGCGGCCGCTGCTGAGAACCTTTCGGGATCTCAAAACCGAGGTGCGCACGCCGACCCTTGGCGGCGGCGAACACAGCCGGGCGGCCATCGCCACCGAACAGCGGGAGGCTCTGCCTGCGCCCGAGGGCCTTTCCCCCCGGCAACAGGCAGCCGCCCTGGCCCAGAAGGACATCGATAAATCGGCAGGTCTCATCAAGGGCTGGCTAAACGAGTCTGGGTCATGA
- the flgB gene encoding flagellar basal body rod protein FlgB → MAEMFIFDDTTRLLGKAMDVTARRHALIAGNIANLDTVGYRPQDLDFKKTLAAVMAEGHRKLATPHARHIPAAETVRLAPSAIVDGDAGPGLDSVNIDREMTHLMENNIQYRSSVELLLRKISLLRQAITEGGQ, encoded by the coding sequence ATGGCAGAGATGTTTATCTTCGACGACACCACCCGGCTGCTGGGCAAGGCCATGGACGTTACGGCCCGGCGGCACGCCCTGATCGCCGGCAATATCGCCAACCTCGACACGGTCGGCTACCGGCCCCAGGACCTGGACTTCAAAAAGACCCTGGCCGCCGTCATGGCCGAGGGCCACCGCAAACTGGCCACCCCCCATGCCCGCCATATCCCGGCGGCCGAAACGGTCCGATTGGCGCCCAGCGCCATCGTAGACGGTGACGCCGGCCCGGGGCTGGATTCGGTCAATATCGACCGCGAGATGACCCATTTGATGGAAAACAACATCCAGTACCGCAGCAGCGTCGAACTGCTCCTGCGCAAGATCAGCCTGCTGCGCCAGGCCATTACCGAAGGAGGTCAATAA